The bacterium genome contains the following window.
GCTCGGCTGGTGCTCCTGGTACTACTACTTCACGCGCGTGCGCGAGGCCGACATTCTCGACAACCTCGAATCGCTGCGCCGCCTGCGCGACCGGGTGCGCTGCGACTACGTCCAGGTCGACGACGGGTACCAGCGGGCGATCGGCGACTGGCTGGAGCCGAACGGCAAATTCCCGCACGGCATGCGGTGGCTGGCGCGGCGCATCCGCGACGCCGGCTTCGACGCCGGCATCTGGCTGGCGCCCTTCCTCGTCCGGCCGGAATCGCAGTTGATGCGCGCCCGCCCGGACTGGCTGGTGCGCACGCCGCGCGGCCGCCTGCGCTGGGGCTGCTGGAACCCGATGTGGAGCCTCGGCCGGCCGGCGTACGTGCTCGATACGACGCGCGACGACGTGCTCGACTGGCTGCGCGAGGTGGCGCGCACGATCGTCCACCAGTGGGGCTACCGGCTGCTCAAGCTCGACTTCCTCTACGCCGCGGCGCTGCCCGGGGTGCGCGCCGACCGCGACGCGACCCGCGCCGAGGCGCTGCGGCGCGGCCTGCAGGCGATCCGCGAGGGCGCCGGGCCCGACGCCTTCCTGCTCGGCTGCGGCTGTCCGCTCGGGCCGGCGATCGGCGTCGTCGACGGCATGCGCATCGGCGCCGACGTGGCGCCGTACTGGAGCAACTGGATCAGCCGCGTCCTCAACCGCGGCCGCCACGGGGTCGCCACCGAGCACGCGCTGCGCAACATCCTCACCCGCGCCTTCATGCACCGCCGGCTGTGGCTGAACGATCCCGACTGCCTGATGGTGCGGGCGCGCGAGACCCGCCTGACGCCGGCCGAGGTGCAGACCCTGGCGACGGCGATCGCCCTCACCGACGGCATGTTCGTGCTCAGCGACCGCCTCGACGGGTTGCCGCCGGAGCGCCTGGAGTGGATCGAACGGGTGCTGCCGCTGCTCGGCGGCGAGGCGCGGGTCGACGATCTCTTCGAACGCGATCTGCCCGAGCGCCTGCGCGCCGGGTATCCGGGGGCGGAAGCGGTGGGCCTGTTCAATTTCTCGCGCCGCGCCGCCGAGCGACGACTGGTCGTGGCGCCCGGCACCGCGGTGCGCGACGTCTGGGGGGCATCGCCGCTGGCGGTCGTGGACGATGCGCTGACGCTGTCGCAGGTGCCGCCGCACGGCTGTCGGCTGCTGTGGCTGGAGGAGCCGACTCCCATTGAAGGCGACACCGCCGGCGATTAGGGTCGAGTCGACATGGATGCCCCGGTCGAGAAGAGCGGCGCCGAGCTGGCCGACGAGCTCGCCCGCTTGCAGCAGCCGAACCTGTACTCCCCCGCCGCCTGCGACGCGATGGCGCGCACCATCGCCCGCATCCACGCGCTCAAGCGCGAACGCAACGCGGTGATCCTGGCGCACAACTACCAGCGGCCGGAGATCTTCGAGGTCGCGGACGTCGTCGGCGACTCGCTCGAGCTGGCGCGCCAGGGGCAGGCGATGGACGCCGAGGTCATCGTCCTCTGCGGCGTCCACTTCATGGCCGAGTCGGCGAAGATCCTCTCGCCCGAGAAGACGGTGCTGATCCCCGACCTGCGCGCCGGCTGCTCGCTGGCCGACAGCGTCGACCCCGACGCCCTGGTGGCGCGCCGGGACGAGCTGCGCGCGCTCTATCCCGACCTGCAGGTGGTCGCCTACGTGAACACCAGCGCCGCCGTGAAGGCGGTGGTCGACGTCTGCGTCACCTCCGCCAACGCGGTGAAGATCGTGCAGCGGCTGCCGACCGAGCACATCCTGTTCGTGCCCGACGAACACCTGGCCAGCTACGTCCAGCGGGAGACGGCGAAGACGGTGATCAGTTGGGACGGCAACTGCTACGTCCACCACCAGATCACGCCCGAGAACATCCTGGCGGTGAAGCGGACGCTGCCGGACGTGAAGGTGCTGGTGCACCCGGAGTGCCGCAGCGACGTGATCGCGCTCGCCGACGCGGTGCTCTCGACCAGCGGCATGGTGCGCTACGCCAAGGAGAGCGCCGCCCGCGAGTTCCTGATCGTCACCGAGTGCGGGCTGTCGGACAAGCTGCTGCTCGAGGTGCCGGAGAAGACCTTCTACAAGGCCTGCAAGCTCTGCCAGTTCATGAAGATGATCACCCTCGAGTCGACGCAGCGGGCGCTCGAGCGGATGCAGCACCGGATCGAGCTGAGCGACAGCGTGCGCCAGGGCGCCGAGCGCAGCCTGCGGCGGATGCTCGAGCTGAGCGCGTAGGCGGACGATCCGGCCGGTGGCGGCTGCCGCTCCGGCGGCGCCCGCGCAGCTCCAAGGACGTGCAAACCGCCTGAGTTGACTCCGCCGCCCGTTTCCTCTGGGTTGCGGAGGATCGATGGCCACCACGACGCGCTCGCCGCAGATGGCGCTTGCCGGCATCTCGGCGTCGACCTCGCGCGTCGACCTGATGCGCATCATCTGGACGCTCTCGTGGCCGGCGATCATGACCTTCGGCCTCGAGTCGCTGGTCGGTCTGATCGATGCGCTGATGGTCGGCCGGCTCGGCGCCCACGCCGTGGCGGGGGTCGGCGTCGGGACGCAGATCCTCAACGCGGTGAGCGTCATGAACATGGCCCTGGCCACCGGCACCGTGGCGATCGTCGCCCGCCACATCGGCGCCCAGCAGCGGGCGCACGCCGAGGCGGCGCTGGTGCAGTCGATCTACCTGGCGCTGCTGATGGGCGTCGCCATCGCCGTGCCGGTCATCGCGTGGGCGCCGCGCATGGTCGGCGTCTTCGCCGACGATCCGGAGGTCCTGGCGGCCGGCACCGCCTTCGTCCGCACCATCATGCTCGGCGTGCCGGCGATGGCGGTGTTCGCGGTGATCGCCGCCGGCCTGCGCGGCGCCGGCGACATGCGCACGCCGTTGCTCATCGGCGCCCTGCTGAACCTGCTCAACGTGAGCGTCGCCTACACGCTGATCTTCGGCCGCTTCGGCTTCCCGGTCCTCGGCGTGCGCGGCGCCGCGGCGGCCAGCGCCATCGCCTTCTGGGTCGGCGCCCTGCTCGGCCTGGCGGCGTTGCTCCGCCGGCGCGGGGCGCTGACGCTGCGCCGCGGCGAGCTGGCGCCGCATCCGCAGATGGCGCGGCGCGTCCTCGCCGTCGGCAGCCCGACCGCCATCGAGCAGTTGCTGATGCAGATCGGCTTCCTGCTCTATCTCGGCATCGCCGCCCGCTACGGCACCGCGGCGGTGGCGGCGTACTTCATCGGGGTCCGCATCCTGGCGCTGTCCTTCCTCCCCGGCTTCGGCTTCAGCGCCGCCGCCAGCACCATCGTCGGCCAGCAGCTCGGCGGCGGCCAGCCCGAGAATGCCGCGCGCAGCGGCTGGGAGGCGAATCGGCTGGCCGTGGCGCTGATGTCGATCGCCGGCCTCGTCATCTTCCTCTTCGCGCGCCCGATCGCCGGGCTGTTCATCGACGACGCCGAGGTGATCGCGGACGCCGTCAGCTTCATCCAGATCCTCGCCCTGGCGCAGCCGCTGATGGCGGCGGATTCGGCGCTCGGCGGGGCGCTGCGCGGCGCCGGCGACACGCGCTTCCCGCTGCTCACGGTCGTGGTCGGGTTCTACGTGGCGCGACTGGGCTGCGCCTGGGCGGCGGCCCATCTGTTCGGTCTGAGCCTGGCCTGGGTTTGGGCGGCCCTGCTCGGCGACTACCTGCTGCGCGCCGTGCTCAAGGGCTGGCGCTTCCGCTCCGGCGTCTGGAAGCGGGCCCGCGTCTGAGGACGCGATCGCGCGCCGAGCCGGCGGCGCGATCGTCAGGGCAGCAGGGGTGGGGCCGTGGCGAAGGTCTTGGGGTCGAAGCGCGCCGGCGGCGCCTCGGTCGTGCGCCACTGGAGCGTCAGGGTGCTGGTCACCTGCATCGGGAAGTTCTCGATCGCGATCTCGGTCGGCAGCCAGCGGCCGGCGATCTGCTGGTGGCCGCGCTCGCGGCGCATGCGCAGCAGGTGGCTCAGGGTATCCTTGTAGCTCATCACCTTCACCGGCACCTGCTTCTCGCGGTCGAAGGTGACGACCACCAGGGTGTACTGCGAGTCGCGCGGGTCGAGTTGGACGGTGGTCTCAGCGGGGCTGCGGTCGACGATCGTCGGCGAGCCGTAGCGCGCGGCATCGAAGGGCTGCAGGTCCTCGCGCGAGAACTCGCTGCCGGCGAGCGCCGCGTCCTTGGCAAATGCCACGGCGGACGCGCCGGCCTTCGGCGAGAGCCACGCGGCGCCGTTCGCCAGCAGCAGCGCCCGGGTGCCGGGTGGCTGGACCTCGAAGTACAGATCGCCGCTCGGTTGCTGCAGGACGGCGACGCGGGCCTGCGTCGTGCCGTCGGGCGAGACGCTGGTCAGCGTGCCGTCGCCGCGCACGGCCGCGGTGGGGCGCGTCCCGGCGGTGGCGCCGGCGAGCAGGGTGGCGAGGTCCTCGCCGCGCGCCGGCGACGCGGCGACGGTGAGGAGGCAAACAGCGACGACACACGACGGACGCGACATGGCGGCACCTCGCGAAGGCAGACACGGTCGACTTCCGGTGCTATCCGCTTTCCCGTGGCATCGGAAGAGCGCGCCGGCGGATTGACAGCGATTCCCGGCCGCGAGTATTGCAGGCAGTCGAGCGTCGGAGGTTGCGCCGACAGAACTGCCAGGGGGGGAGGGTGCCATGCGTAGCTGGAGCGGAGTGCTGGTACACGTGACGATGGCGGCGGTGGTGGTGGGCACGGCAGCGGCGCGGGCAGCAGACGAGGACCCCGCCCTCGCCCAGGGACGCGCCCTGTACGGCGAGTACTGCGCCTCGTGCCACGGCGCCGACGGCAAAGGGGCGGACACGGCGAAGAGCAAGGGATCGGATCTCACCCAGATCGCCAAGAAGAACGGCGGCAAGTTCCCCTTCTACGACGTCATGCTGCAGATCAGCGGCCGCAAGCCCACGGGGCAGGAGCAGGACACCTCGCTGCCGGGCAGCGTCACCTCGCCGCACGGCGACGGCAAGATGCCGTCGTGGGGCCAGATCTTCGCCCGGCAGGAAGGCGTGACGGCGCTCGACCTGCAGTTGCAGACCACCGGCAAGATCATGCTGATCACCGAATACCTGCAGTCGATCCAACAGCGGTAGGAGCGGCGCGGCGATGGGTGAGCGCAAGACCGCCGGCCGCCGGCCGGTCGCCGCGACGCCGCGGCGTCAGGGAGCGACGCGGCTGCGCGCCTGCGTGGTGATCGCCAGCCTGCGCGGCTTCGATCAGTTGAGCGCCCATCTCGATCCGCAGCGCGTCGTGGCGCTGTTGCAGGAGTTCGTCGGGGCGATGGCCGACGTCGCCGTCGCGCACCGCGCGGCGATCGACGCCGTGCGCGGCGACGGCGTGCTCCTTCTCTACGGCGTGCCGGCGCCGCGGCGCGACGATCCGGTGCGCGCGGTGCGCGCCGCCGCCGCCCTGCAGCGTGCGGCGTTGGCGTTGCGCAACCGCTGGCTGTCGGCGGGCGAGAGCCGCGCCGCGGCCCTCGGCCTGGCGGTCGGCGTCGCTGCCGGCGAGGTGCTGGTGGTCGACCTGCGCGCCGGCGGCGGGCGCGACGACACCCTGGTCGGCGAGCCGGTGCGGCGCGCCGAGCGGCTGTGCGCCCTGGCGCGCGACGGCGAGACGCTGGTCGACGAGGCGACGTACGCCAGCGCCGGCGCCCGGCTCGACGGCGAGCTGACGTTCACGCCGCGCCCCCTGGCGACGCGCGGCCGCGAGCCGCGCAGCGCCTATCGCGCTCAGGCGCGGCGGGCCGGCCTGCTGATCGTGCCGCGGCGCGCCGCCGCCACCGCGGCGCCGCTCGCCGGGTGAGCGGCGAAGCGCGCCAGCCAGCGCAGCATCGTCCGCACGCCGTAGCCGCTGGCCCCCTTGGGGTGGCAGGCGAAGCCGTCCGACATCACGGTGCTCGAGAAGTCGACGTGGGCCCACGGCAGGCCGGCGACGAACTCGCGCAGGAAGAGCGCGGCGACGATGCTGCCCGAGTGGCCCTCGCCGACGTTCTTGATGTCGGCGACCCGGCTGTCGATGTCGCGCCGGTACTCCTCGATCAGCGGCAGCTCCCAGAGCATCTCGTTGGCGTCGGCGGCGGCGGCGATGAGCTCGCCGATCAGCCGCCGATCGGTGCCGAGCACCGCCGCGCAGCGCGGTCCGAGGGCGGTGCGGACCACCGCGGTGAGGGTGGCGAAGTCGATGATGCAGTCCGGCCGCTGGCGGGCGGCGTAGGCGAGCGCGTCGGCGAGCACCAGGCGCCCCTCGGCGTCGGTGTTGAGGACCTCGATCGTCGTGCCGTCGCAGGCGCGCAGCACGTCGCCCGGCCGCATGGCGCTGCCGCTCGGCATGTTCTCGGCGCAGGCGATGAAGCCGCGCACCTCGACCGGCAGGCGGAGGGCCGGTAGCGCCGACATGACGCCGAGCACGACGGCGGCGCCGGCCATGTCGCGCTTCTGCGCCTGCATGGCGTCCGCCGTCTTCAGCGACAGGCCGCCGCTGTCGAAGGTGATGCCCTTGCCGACCAGGGCGACGCGCCGGCGCGGGCGCGGCGGCCGGTAGGTGATCTCGACGAAGCACGGCGGCTGGGCGCTGCCCATGCCGACGCCGAGGATCGCGCCCATGCGCAGGCGGGCCAGGGCGCGCCGGTCGTGGACGCGCACCCGCAGCCCGCCGCGCGCCAGGGCGCGCGCCGTGCGCGCCAGGTCCATCGGCGCCAGGTCCTGGGCCGGCGTGTTGGCGAGGTCGCGGGTCAGCGCCGTGGCCGCCGCGGCGACGGCGCCGAGGCGCAGGGCGTCGCGGCGCGGCGCGTCGACGCGGTCGACGGCGACGGTCACCGCCAGCGGCTCCTCGGCGGCCGGCCGCGAGCGGTAGCGGGCGAAGCGATAGCGGGCGAGCGGGATGCCCTCGGCGAGGGCGCGCAGCGCCTCGGCATCGGCGCCGCCGGCGGCGACGGCGACGCGGCGCGCGTGCAGACGGGCCGCGTGGCGGACCACGGCGTCGGCGATCTCGTACCAGATCGGCGGCGCCGCCGCGGCGCCGGCGCCGAGCAGCAGCACGAGCGGCGCTTTCGCCGCCACGCCGTGCGCCCAGCACTCCTGGCCGCGGCCGCCGGTGAACTGGCGGCGACGGCCCTCGGCGAGGAGGACCGCGCGCAGCGGCGCCGGCAGGCGGCGCAGCGTCGGGTCCTCGGCGGGGGGGGCGGTGACCGGGATGACGAGCAGGTCGGTGGCGATGTCGGTGGCGGCGGTGTGGCTGAGCACGAGTGTCATGGTTGGTCCCGTCCGGTGCTGTGTTGCGTGAGATAGGCGAGGAGCGCGCGTTGCTCGTCGCGGCTGAGGGGCGGCACGCCGCGGCGCGCGAGCTCGCCCTGCATGCGCTGCACGGTGACGTCCCACATCGCGGCGGTCAGGCTGCCCGGCGCGTAGATGCGGTGGCAGCCGCCGCAGCGGTCGGCGTAGAGACGGGCCCCGGGCGAATCGGGATCGGGCAGACGGGCGTCGCAGCCGGCGGCGAGGAGGGCGAGCGCGCCCACGGCGAGGAGCCCGCGGCGGCGCACGCTCAGCCCTCGCGCCGGTAGATGGCGCGCTGGCCGAAGCTCTCCTCGACCGACACCTCGACGGCGTCGAGCGGGCCCACCCCCTCGGCGTCGAGCTCGCGCCGCAGCTCGCCGGCGAGATACTGGGCGAGCTCCTCGACCGAGGTGTGGACGATGGGCAACAGCAGGACGTCGCCGCGGGGAAACCGGAACTCGTCCTGTTCGTAGCGCACGTGCACGGTGGTGGCGTCGGCGCGGATCGCGAGGCAGTCGCTGCGCTCGGGGATCAGCAGCCGTTCGTCCAGCCGCTCGCAGAGGCGGCGCGCGATCCGCTTCACGACGCCGAAGTCGACCACGTAGCCCTGCGGCCCGAGCTGACCGTCGAGGGCGATCGCGACGCGGTAGTTGTGGCCGTGCAGCCGCTCGCGAAAGCCGGGATAGGCGATGAAGTGCGCCGCCGAGAACTTGAGATAGTCCTTGGTGACGTGAACGCGGAACGACTCGGCGGCGGCCATGGGATCAGCGTTTGCCTGTAGCACGCGTCCGGGGAGGGGTCGATTCGGTCGCTTGCGCGACCCCGGAAAACGGGCGAGAAGCTCGGCCATGCGCTACGACTTCACGCCGGAGCAACTCGCCTGGCGGGACGAGATCCGGGCCTTCATCCGCGCCCACATCACCCCGGCGCTGCTCGACGAGCAGCGCGAGGCGGGCAACGAGGGCAAGGGGCCGCTGGCGCAGGAGTTCATCGTCAAACTGCGCGACAAGGGCTACTGGGGCATCGCCTGGCCGCCGGAGTACGGCGGCCTCGGGCGCTCGGCCATCGACCAGTGGATCTTCGTCGACGAGCTGGAGGGGGCCGGGGCGCCGATGCTGCCGCTGACCGTCACCTCGGTGGCGCCGACGATCATGCGCATCGGCAGCGAGGCGCAGAAGAAGGCGTGGCTGCCGCGCATCGTCGCCGCCGAGGTCGACTTCGCCGTCGCCTATTCGGAGTCGGAGGCCGGCACCGACATGGCGGCGCTGCGCACGCGCGCCGTCCTGGACGGCGACGAGTGGGTGATCAACGGCCAGAAGATGTGGAACACCATGGCGCACATGGCGACCCACAACTGGGTGGCGCTGCGCACCGAGCCCGACGCGCCGAAGCACAAGGGCATCTCGATGATGATCGTGCCGATGGACGCCCCGGGCGTCTCGGTGCAGCCGATCTACGTCTGGCCCGGGCTGCGCACCAACGCGCTCTTCCTCGACAACGTGCGCGTGCCGCGCGACTACCTGATCGGCGAGCGCGGCATGGGCTTCTACTACGCGGCGATGGCGCTCAACTTCGAGCGCCTGTCGATCGGCTCGGTGGCGATGGTGCGGCGCTATTTCCGCGAGCTGGTGGCGCTGGTGCGCGAGCTGGAGATCGACGGCCAGCCGCTGCGCGCGCAGCCCTGGGTGCGCGAGCGCCTGGCGCGCCTGGCGGTGGACATCGAGGCGGCGCGCATGATCGGGCTGGAGACCGCGTGGGCGCTGGAGCAGGGCGCGGTGCCGGCGGCGCAGTCGTCGATGGCCAAGGTGTTCGTGAGCGAGCTGACGCAGCGGGTGGCCGACGCCGGCACCGAGATCCTCGGCCTGAACGGCCAGCTCCATCCGGAAGAGCCGAGCGCGCTATTGCACGGGCGCATGCAGTGGCTCTACCGCATCGCCCCGATGCTCGCCTTCGGCGGCGGCACCAACGAGGTGCAGCGCAACATCATCGCGATGCTCGGCTACGGGCTGCCGCGCAAGTGAGGAGCGACCGGTCATGCGGCTGATCCCGACCCCGGAGCAGCAGGAGCTGTGCGACGCCGTCGCCCGCTTCTGCGCCGAGCAGATCACCCCCGAGCGCCTGCTCGCCTGGCAGCGGGAGCCGCGCGGCATCGACGGCCGGGCCTGGGACGCCATCGCCGAGCTCGGCTGGTTCGGGCTGGCCCTGCCGGAGGCGCGCGGCGGCAGCGGACTCGGGCTGATCGAGCTGGCCCTGCTGCTGCGCGAATGCGGCCGCGGCCTCATCCCGCGCAGCGTGATCAACGCCATCCGCGCCGGCTGGGCCCTGGCGCGGCTCGCGCCCGAGGCGCCGGAGCTGGAGGCGATCGCCGCCGGGCGCGCCATCGTGGCGTTGGCGCTCGACGAGCAGCACGCGCGCGACCCGCGCCACTTCCTCACCGCCATCGAAGGCGAGGCGCCGGCGCGGGTGCGCGGCGAGAAGTGGGGGGTCGCCAACGGGCTGAGCGCCGACTGGCACCTGGTGGCGGGGCGTGGTCGCGACGGCGTCCAGCTCGCGTTGGTCCGCGGCGAGCATGGCGAGCGGCGGCCGCTGCGCACCTTCGATGGCGAGGAGCAGGCGGTGGTCACCTATGCCGACGTGCCGGCCGAGCGGCGGGTCGGCGGCCACGGCGCGGCGGCGCTCGCCGCGCTGCGGCGCGAGGCGACGGCGCTGGCCCTGGCGGAGATGGTGGGCGGCATGCAGGCGGCGCTCGACGCCACCGTCGCCTACGTCAAGGAGCGCGAGCAGTTCGGGCAGAAGATCGCCGTCTTCCAGGCGGTGCAGCACCAGGTCGCCGACATGGCGACGGCGTACACCGCGGCCCGCCATCTCACCTGGCAGGCGATCACCCGCATGGCGGCCGGCAGCGAGCAGGGCGGCGAGCTCGAGCACGCGGTGGCCTTCACGGCGCCGGCGTTCAAGCGCCTCGCCTGGACGGCGCACCACCTGCACGGCGGCGCCGGGTTCGTGGTCGAGCACCCGCTGCACTACCACAGCGAGCGCGCGCAGGCACTGGCGATCCGCTACGCGCCGGAGGCGCCGGCGCTCGCCGCCGTGGCCGTGGCGTTGCTCGACTGAGCGCCGCCGTCAGAGATCGGCGAGCTCGGCGTCGAGTGGCAACGGCAGCAGCGGTTCGAGCAGGGTGTCGATGGTGGCGAGCACGAAGGTGACGCCGGCGACCAACAGCAGCCGCCGCCCGGTGTAGTCCGCGAGCTGGATGCCCTCGAAGAGCGGCAGCAGGACGATGACCACGCCGACGGTCACCGCGGTCACCGCCAGGGCGTTGGCGCTGAGCTTCAGGCGCAGCACGCGGCACAGGATGCTGAGCAGCAGGAACACGCCGATGGCGATGAAGACGTAGAATGGGACGAGCAAGAGATAGTGCACGCGGAGGCGCTCCTTATCCTGGTTCGCTAGGGGCCGGGTCGGGGAAAGTCAATCGACCAATCCGTTCCCGCGGCAGCGACGCCAGCGCGGCGTTGCGGGCCGC
Protein-coding sequences here:
- a CDS encoding acyl-CoA dehydrogenase family protein, yielding MRYDFTPEQLAWRDEIRAFIRAHITPALLDEQREAGNEGKGPLAQEFIVKLRDKGYWGIAWPPEYGGLGRSAIDQWIFVDELEGAGAPMLPLTVTSVAPTIMRIGSEAQKKAWLPRIVAAEVDFAVAYSESEAGTDMAALRTRAVLDGDEWVINGQKMWNTMAHMATHNWVALRTEPDAPKHKGISMMIVPMDAPGVSVQPIYVWPGLRTNALFLDNVRVPRDYLIGERGMGFYYAAMALNFERLSIGSVAMVRRYFRELVALVRELEIDGQPLRAQPWVRERLARLAVDIEAARMIGLETAWALEQGAVPAAQSSMAKVFVSELTQRVADAGTEILGLNGQLHPEEPSALLHGRMQWLYRIAPMLAFGGGTNEVQRNIIAMLGYGLPRK
- a CDS encoding c-type cytochrome, coding for MRSWSGVLVHVTMAAVVVGTAAARAADEDPALAQGRALYGEYCASCHGADGKGADTAKSKGSDLTQIAKKNGGKFPFYDVMLQISGRKPTGQEQDTSLPGSVTSPHGDGKMPSWGQIFARQEGVTALDLQLQTTGKIMLITEYLQSIQQR
- the nadA gene encoding quinolinate synthase NadA codes for the protein MDAPVEKSGAELADELARLQQPNLYSPAACDAMARTIARIHALKRERNAVILAHNYQRPEIFEVADVVGDSLELARQGQAMDAEVIVLCGVHFMAESAKILSPEKTVLIPDLRAGCSLADSVDPDALVARRDELRALYPDLQVVAYVNTSAAVKAVVDVCVTSANAVKIVQRLPTEHILFVPDEHLASYVQRETAKTVISWDGNCYVHHQITPENILAVKRTLPDVKVLVHPECRSDVIALADAVLSTSGMVRYAKESAAREFLIVTECGLSDKLLLEVPEKTFYKACKLCQFMKMITLESTQRALERMQHRIELSDSVRQGAERSLRRMLELSA
- a CDS encoding MATE family efflux transporter produces the protein MATTTRSPQMALAGISASTSRVDLMRIIWTLSWPAIMTFGLESLVGLIDALMVGRLGAHAVAGVGVGTQILNAVSVMNMALATGTVAIVARHIGAQQRAHAEAALVQSIYLALLMGVAIAVPVIAWAPRMVGVFADDPEVLAAGTAFVRTIMLGVPAMAVFAVIAAGLRGAGDMRTPLLIGALLNLLNVSVAYTLIFGRFGFPVLGVRGAAAASAIAFWVGALLGLAALLRRRGALTLRRGELAPHPQMARRVLAVGSPTAIEQLLMQIGFLLYLGIAARYGTAAVAAYFIGVRILALSFLPGFGFSAAASTIVGQQLGGGQPENAARSGWEANRLAVALMSIAGLVIFLFARPIAGLFIDDAEVIADAVSFIQILALAQPLMAADSALGGALRGAGDTRFPLLTVVVGFYVARLGCAWAAAHLFGLSLAWVWAALLGDYLLRAVLKGWRFRSGVWKRARV
- a CDS encoding leucyl aminopeptidase, which encodes MTLVLSHTAATDIATDLLVIPVTAPPAEDPTLRRLPAPLRAVLLAEGRRRQFTGGRGQECWAHGVAAKAPLVLLLGAGAAAAPPIWYEIADAVVRHAARLHARRVAVAAGGADAEALRALAEGIPLARYRFARYRSRPAAEEPLAVTVAVDRVDAPRRDALRLGAVAAAATALTRDLANTPAQDLAPMDLARTARALARGGLRVRVHDRRALARLRMGAILGVGMGSAQPPCFVEITYRPPRPRRRVALVGKGITFDSGGLSLKTADAMQAQKRDMAGAAVVLGVMSALPALRLPVEVRGFIACAENMPSGSAMRPGDVLRACDGTTIEVLNTDAEGRLVLADALAYAARQRPDCIIDFATLTAVVRTALGPRCAAVLGTDRRLIGELIAAAADANEMLWELPLIEEYRRDIDSRVADIKNVGEGHSGSIVAALFLREFVAGLPWAHVDFSSTVMSDGFACHPKGASGYGVRTMLRWLARFAAHPASGAAVAAARRGTISRPARRA
- a CDS encoding outer membrane lipoprotein-sorting protein produces the protein MSRPSCVVAVCLLTVAASPARGEDLATLLAGATAGTRPTAAVRGDGTLTSVSPDGTTQARVAVLQQPSGDLYFEVQPPGTRALLLANGAAWLSPKAGASAVAFAKDAALAGSEFSREDLQPFDAARYGSPTIVDRSPAETTVQLDPRDSQYTLVVVTFDREKQVPVKVMSYKDTLSHLLRMRRERGHQQIAGRWLPTEIAIENFPMQVTSTLTLQWRTTEAPPARFDPKTFATAPPLLP
- a CDS encoding 6-carboxytetrahydropterin synthase, with the protein product MAAAESFRVHVTKDYLKFSAAHFIAYPGFRERLHGHNYRVAIALDGQLGPQGYVVDFGVVKRIARRLCERLDERLLIPERSDCLAIRADATTVHVRYEQDEFRFPRGDVLLLPIVHTSVEELAQYLAGELRRELDAEGVGPLDAVEVSVEESFGQRAIYRREG
- a CDS encoding alpha-galactosidase translates to MVGAAPLTLGLADGRLQIVAGGGCAVEIAGAVPELTVDRAGERQRWRADSLVAFEGGWSALWAETGLRVELRVEAAGDAVVLRTTLEHAGEAPLRLVAMAPLAVTPPGAVRVGDDVGRWSVYRNGYQSWSGTRAYGVEEADADPWFGFLRDSQTDVAHRASGRRGVFRSDLVSAIVERGGGQALALGFLDAAAFLSAVEVEAPGGRFRRLAAVVDGDERPLRPGERLALPPLWLAAGADGWALLEQWAVACGAAMQARVPERTPLGWCSWYYYFTRVREADILDNLESLRRLRDRVRCDYVQVDDGYQRAIGDWLEPNGKFPHGMRWLARRIRDAGFDAGIWLAPFLVRPESQLMRARPDWLVRTPRGRLRWGCWNPMWSLGRPAYVLDTTRDDVLDWLREVARTIVHQWGYRLLKLDFLYAAALPGVRADRDATRAEALRRGLQAIREGAGPDAFLLGCGCPLGPAIGVVDGMRIGADVAPYWSNWISRVLNRGRHGVATEHALRNILTRAFMHRRLWLNDPDCLMVRARETRLTPAEVQTLATAIALTDGMFVLSDRLDGLPPERLEWIERVLPLLGGEARVDDLFERDLPERLRAGYPGAEAVGLFNFSRRAAERRLVVAPGTAVRDVWGASPLAVVDDALTLSQVPPHGCRLLWLEEPTPIEGDTAGD
- a CDS encoding adenylate/guanylate cyclase domain-containing protein; the encoded protein is MGERKTAGRRPVAATPRRQGATRLRACVVIASLRGFDQLSAHLDPQRVVALLQEFVGAMADVAVAHRAAIDAVRGDGVLLLYGVPAPRRDDPVRAVRAAAALQRAALALRNRWLSAGESRAAALGLAVGVAAGEVLVVDLRAGGGRDDTLVGEPVRRAERLCALARDGETLVDEATYASAGARLDGELTFTPRPLATRGREPRSAYRAQARRAGLLIVPRRAAATAAPLAG
- a CDS encoding acyl-CoA/acyl-ACP dehydrogenase; the encoded protein is MRLIPTPEQQELCDAVARFCAEQITPERLLAWQREPRGIDGRAWDAIAELGWFGLALPEARGGSGLGLIELALLLRECGRGLIPRSVINAIRAGWALARLAPEAPELEAIAAGRAIVALALDEQHARDPRHFLTAIEGEAPARVRGEKWGVANGLSADWHLVAGRGRDGVQLALVRGEHGERRPLRTFDGEEQAVVTYADVPAERRVGGHGAAALAALRREATALALAEMVGGMQAALDATVAYVKEREQFGQKIAVFQAVQHQVADMATAYTAARHLTWQAITRMAAGSEQGGELEHAVAFTAPAFKRLAWTAHHLHGGAGFVVEHPLHYHSERAQALAIRYAPEAPALAAVAVALLD